The following are encoded in a window of Francisella tularensis subsp. tularensis genomic DNA:
- a CDS encoding SDR family oxidoreductase, with translation MAKSLVVITGASSGIGAAIAKRFSEAGHSLLLVGRRVEKIEELNLPNTLIRKVDVTDAHALKNAIKEAEAQYGPVDCLVNNAGLMLLGQIDTQDPIEWQKMYDVNVLALLNGMQAVLADMRSRKTGTIINISSIAGKKSFANHAAYVGTKFAVSSISENVREEVANDNVRIMTICPGAVETELLSHTTSEKIKEDYQSWKESMGGVLAADDIARTAMFMYSQPQNINIREVVIAATKQPA, from the coding sequence ATGGCTAAATCGTTAGTAGTAATCACTGGAGCAAGTTCAGGAATTGGTGCAGCTATTGCAAAACGTTTTTCTGAAGCAGGGCATTCACTTTTATTAGTTGGTAGAAGAGTAGAGAAAATTGAAGAATTAAATCTACCAAATACACTGATCCGTAAAGTTGATGTAACAGATGCACATGCTTTAAAAAATGCAATAAAAGAAGCAGAAGCACAGTATGGACCTGTAGATTGTCTAGTAAATAATGCAGGGCTAATGCTACTTGGTCAAATTGATACCCAAGATCCGATTGAGTGGCAAAAAATGTATGATGTGAATGTATTGGCATTGCTTAATGGAATGCAGGCAGTACTCGCTGATATGAGATCTAGAAAAACTGGGACAATTATTAATATAAGCTCGATTGCTGGTAAAAAGTCATTTGCCAACCATGCAGCATATGTTGGGACAAAATTTGCAGTTTCTTCGATAAGTGAGAATGTTCGCGAAGAGGTTGCTAATGATAATGTAAGAATTATGACAATTTGTCCAGGTGCGGTTGAAACTGAGCTTCTAAGCCATACTACTTCAGAAAAAATAAAAGAAGATTATCAAAGCTGGAAAGAATCTATGGGAGGAGTACTAGCAGCAGATGATATTGCACGCACAGCGATGTTTATGTATAGTCAACCACAAAATATAAATATTCGTGAGGTTGTGATTGCAGCAACTAAACAACCTGCATAG
- a CDS encoding exodeoxyribonuclease I, with protein sequence MFSNQTLLFYDLETSGINNSFDQVLQFAAIRTDLDFNEIERFNFFVKLNPDTTPSPMATITHHISIAQANTGIAEYQAIRKIHKIINAPGTISIGYNTLGFDDEFLRFAFYKNMLPPYSHQFKNGCSRADLFPIVTCYYLFCNEVLNWPKAIDEGGQEKTSLKLENLNQNNNLYSGGRAHDAITDVIVTVELAKKLRAANPKMWQFLLAKFNKQNDENTLTQLDVGLEVGDRKYKQAIAVSGIFGSKNNFISAILDLGQHRHYKNQEIFLRLDSCLFSDFIDEFGSLEAEHWRLTLNKKWGDIPIILPAKTRFVGKLPQERIELIKANKEFIRNNPETFANFVEYVLEYKYPEIENIDTDAAIYQSDFMSMADERGCDKFHSLAITQKAQMLNQLPKSYYDRAVRIIGRLDFSKLPAKAQIEFQDYLNKIVSLDSDELLIDHKGKTRKTLEDIYQEIEDLRMNYDLTEEQQALLYELEEYLF encoded by the coding sequence ATGTTTAGTAATCAGACTTTATTATTTTATGATTTAGAGACTAGTGGTATAAATAATTCTTTTGATCAAGTATTGCAATTTGCTGCAATTAGGACCGACTTGGATTTCAATGAGATTGAGAGATTTAATTTTTTTGTAAAATTAAATCCTGACACCACGCCATCACCTATGGCAACAATTACGCATCATATTTCTATTGCTCAAGCAAATACTGGTATAGCAGAATATCAAGCGATTCGAAAAATTCATAAAATTATCAATGCTCCAGGAACTATAAGTATAGGTTATAATACTCTTGGATTTGATGATGAGTTTTTGAGATTCGCTTTTTACAAAAATATGTTACCTCCATATAGTCATCAGTTTAAAAATGGTTGCTCAAGAGCTGATTTGTTTCCAATAGTTACATGTTATTACTTATTCTGTAATGAAGTATTAAACTGGCCTAAGGCTATCGACGAGGGTGGACAAGAGAAAACTTCTCTAAAACTTGAAAATTTAAATCAAAATAACAATCTCTATAGTGGCGGTAGAGCTCATGATGCTATTACAGATGTGATTGTTACTGTAGAATTAGCTAAAAAGCTAAGAGCCGCAAATCCAAAGATGTGGCAGTTTTTGCTAGCAAAATTTAATAAGCAAAATGATGAAAATACCTTAACACAACTTGATGTTGGGCTAGAGGTTGGGGATCGTAAATATAAACAAGCAATAGCTGTAAGTGGTATATTTGGCTCGAAGAATAATTTTATCTCGGCAATATTGGATTTAGGACAACATCGACACTATAAAAACCAAGAGATATTTCTACGCTTAGATAGTTGTCTATTTAGTGATTTTATAGATGAGTTCGGCAGTCTTGAAGCTGAGCATTGGCGTCTAACTTTAAATAAAAAATGGGGCGATATCCCTATTATCCTACCAGCTAAGACTCGTTTTGTCGGTAAGCTGCCACAAGAAAGAATCGAGCTTATCAAAGCTAATAAAGAATTTATAAGAAATAATCCAGAGACTTTTGCTAACTTTGTTGAGTATGTTTTAGAATATAAATATCCCGAGATAGAAAATATTGACACTGATGCGGCAATTTATCAAAGTGACTTTATGAGTATGGCTGATGAGAGAGGTTGTGATAAATTTCATAGCTTGGCTATTACGCAAAAGGCACAAATGCTTAATCAGTTACCAAAATCTTATTATGACAGGGCTGTGCGTATAATTGGTAGATTAGACTTTTCAAAATTACCAGCAAAAGCTCAGATCGAGTTTCAAGATTATTTAAATAAAATTGTTAGCCTAGATAGTGATGAGTTGTTGATTGATCACAAAGGCAAAACTCGTAAAACTCTGGAAGATATTTATCAGGAAATAGAAGATTTACGTATGAATTACGATCTAACAGAAGAGCAACAAGCTTTGTTGTATGAGTTAGAGGAGTATTTGTTTTAA